AGAATCCTTTTCGTTGTCCTACGCTCGCGTCAGAAGTGCGACAAAAATCTGTAGGAAAACAAGCCAAACACGGGTAAGAAAAGAAGGACAGTTATTAGGTATAATTATGTCTGGGAATGTAttccataaaaatatatgaaCACAATTACAGACTAGATGATTTTGGTATTAACTTGTGCGTTAATAAACAATGACTGAAGCCTTATCGAGGAGATGTGTAACGTTAGTTAttgttagctaacattagccttATCCAACcaaggctaacgttagcaaacaGCAATGTTTAATGTTAGTTATTAAATCCAGTTGTATACTTTCTCATGGAGTAATGAACCAGTTAATATACACAAGTAAGAATAGCACGATTACATTCTCATTACATATATTCGTTTGGAAGTTCGCTAACGGTTAAGAGAGATTCTATTGCGCATTTCATTGAATCGGCTCAGTCTCGTTTTCTCTACGATCCAGGTGTTTTTAGCGTAATTCAACAATGGAGTCAGAACAAGCAAAAGAAGACTGTGCTCCCACCCAACCAGCCCCCGCTCCTCCAtcgcagacacgcaaacaacgAATTCAGAGCTCCAAAGAgaaagctcaggctcaggcAGAAGTAAAACCAAAACCCAGGCCTCGCTACTCAGACAAGGCAAGGAAGAATGCCAAGAACAAGAAGGACAAGGCTGGAGCAGCAGATAAGGGAGCTCCTGCTGGAGGACAGGCGAAGAATGAAGATCCTGATGTGAAGGAAGAGCATTTACAGAATGCAGATGTACAGGCGAATGGTCTGCCTGACTCAACCAATGAAGAAGCTAATGCTACCTTATGGCGAGAAGCACCAGCCTCTgaggaagaggcggaggaggaggaggaagagggggagagttGGGACACCTTGTTCAATGATGATGGAGATTGCCTGGAACCACATCTGCTTGAAGAGGTGAGCTTGGCAGGGTGAACTAAaagtcacacacagacatctgtttgttttacacctATTTAAAACCGTAGCAATCTAATAGATGTTTATATAATACTTTTAACATTtaacccccccatccccctgtTATTTCCCTTTCATCCCACCTGTTGTCACCTGCTTTCACTTTTGTCGCCTTTTCCCCGATCCAGCTGGCTTTGAAGGAAGGTAGAAAGAAAAAGTCACTCCAGGAGCCCAGGTTTGATTACTACAACATGGACGGAGAaggcgacgacgacgacgacaacgacCTCACAGAGGATGAACTTGCTCACATTGTAGAGATCTACGACTTCCCTGCTGAATTCAAGATTGAGGACCTCCTCAAGTTATTTCAGTGCTTCCAGTATGTATAGTCCAGTAAGCCGCTGCAAGACCTGCTAGTTCTCTTTGCATTTTTAGGAACAACATAGGAATTTGgaccaaaaaaatgtaatctcagTGAATGCGTCATCCCTGGTTTGTGTCTTGAATTTGAGATTGGAATCTAAAATATAATTCTGGGGTGAACGATCTATTCATAATAATCAACTATCCAATATCATTGATGCAATGTGTAAAAATAGATACTTATCATTGTCTTCAAGAtgcaccttttttgttttgaaatttcTTCAGAGATCCCATAATTTGTGAATTAAATGCTCGCGCTGAATCGTCAAGATGCACCTTTGAAACAAATGTTTAGAGAACAGACTCTCACAATGTTGCAATCTAGATTTTATTAATCTTTTATTAATGTATTCTATCTGTGATGCAAGGCCCATTTCCAGACTCAAGTTGACATGTCTTTGATATCCCGTCATGTCTACCCTTAATTAATCTAATGGACA
This genomic stretch from Gasterosteus aculeatus unplaced genomic scaffold, fGasAcu3.hap1.1 HAP1_SCAFFOLD_90, whole genome shotgun sequence harbors:
- the LOC144395142 gene encoding coiled-coil domain-containing protein R3HCC1L-like — protein: MESEQAKEDCAPTQPAPAPPSQTRKQRIQSSKEKAQAQAEVKPKPRPRYSDKARKNAKNKKDKAGAADKGAPAGGQAKNEDPDVKEEHLQNADVQANGLPDSTNEEANATLWREAPASEEEAEEEEEEGESWDTLFNDDGDCLEPHLLEELALKEGRKKKSLQEPRFDYYNMDGEGDDDDDNDLTEDELAHIVEIYDFPAEFKIEDLLKLFQCFQQRGFDIKWVDDSHALGLFSSPIAAREALRSKHPLMKLRPLSKSSSDMKAKARSCTDNLLPAKERPQTSAMLARKLVMGALGVKSNLTKEQSDAERKKLQEAREQKRLAAKQQEDAWEGK